The proteins below are encoded in one region of Misgurnus anguillicaudatus chromosome 24, ASM2758022v2, whole genome shotgun sequence:
- the LOC141361520 gene encoding testis-expressed protein 12 has protein sequence MAVREAEMKRSQSKIHEADNAPTFLETSPAKKPKTKHSRSAAVEKSYGFETLLAEANREVSVLFSNYSEVLRERADVDASQLRELEDILIEARSLESHLKEKKEHLRRCLALISDKLL, from the exons ATGGCAGTCAGAGAAGCAGAAATGAAGAGATCTCAGTCAAAAATACATGAG GCTGATAATGCACCTACATTTTTGGAAACATCTCCAGCAAAAAAACCTAAAACCAAGCACTCCAGGTCAGCAGCTGTGGAGAAGTCTTATGGGTTTGAAACATTACTGGCAG AGGCTAACAGAGAGGTCTCTGTCCTCTTTTCAAACTACTCAGAGGTCTTGAG AGAAAGAGCTGATGTGGACGCTTCACAGCTTAGAGAGCTTGAAGATATTCTTATTGAAGCTCGAAGCTTGGAATCTCATCTTAAAGAGAAGAAAGAGCACCTGAGACGATGTTTGGCTTTGATCTCTGACAAActactgtga
- the bco2b gene encoding beta-carotene oxygenase 2b isoform X2, giving the protein MSTMDHLKSSTPGWKTKSRRKDQNFTDVHGLPCIEKLVLSANEIPEPISTKITGNIPSWIEGNFLRNGPGKFEIGRSSFNHWFDGMALLHRFQIEDGKVTYMSRFLNSDSYKENTEHNRIVVSEFGTIAMPDPCKNFFQRFLSRFEFYKPSDNANVSFVQYKGDYYVSTETNFIHKIDPKTLETKEKVDWSKFIAVNGATAHPHMDPDGTTYNMGNSYTSKGAFYNIIKVPPKKMNPDDTLEGATVVCSIPSEDKSKPSYYHSFAMSENYVVFIEQPIKMDLLKIVTCKLRGKGISDGVYWDPKRKTVFHVINKKTGKISLIKYYAKPFSTFHQINCFEENNFLIMDLCCSDDGQAIDNYLIQNLKKSGNALDEVYNTMCRVFPHRYVLPLNVDNNTPCGQNLNTRLNSTATAIKTDKNQVFCTHEDLHGEDLHQYGGLEFPQINYSKYNTRAYRYFYGCGLRHLVGDSLIKMDLQDKQMKVWQHPGLYPSEPIFVPSPGAVEEDDGVILSVVITPNKDKSTFLLVLDAKTFEELGRAEIPINIPYGFHGTFQTGSN; this is encoded by the exons ATGTCCACCATGGACCATCTGAAAAGTAGCACCCCTG GTTGGAAGACAAAGTCAAGGAGAAAAGATCAGAATTTCACAGATGTACATGGTCTGCCATGCATTGAGAAGCTGGTGCTTTCTGCAAACGAAATACCAGAGCCTATTTCAACCAAAATCACAGGTAATATCCCTTCATGGATCGAAGGCAATTTTCTCAGGAACGGACCTGGAAAGTTCGAGATTGGTAGAAGCAG TTTCAACCACTGGTTTGATGGGATGGCACTTTTGCACCGATTTCAAATTGAGGATGGAAAGGTGACATACATGAGCCGCTTCCTGAACAGCGATAGCTACAAGGAAAACACTGAGCATAACCGCATTGTGGTGTCTGAATTTGGGACGATTGCAATGCCGGATCCATGCAAAAACTTCTTCCAGCGCTTCCTGTCCCGCTTTGAGTTTTATA AGCCATCTGACAACGCAAATGTGAGCTTTGTCCAGTATAAAGGAGACTACTATGTCAGTACAGAGACCAACTTTATACACAAAATAGATCCAAAAACACTTGAAACAAAAGAAAAG gTGGACTGGAGTAAATTCATTGCAGTTAATGGAGCCACAGCTCACCCCCACATGGATCCTGATGGGACAACGTACAACATGGGCAATTCTTACACTTCTAAAG GAGCTTtctataatataataaaagtaCCCCCAAAAAAGATGAATCCAGATGATACCTTGGAAGGAGCCACAGTTGTTTGCTCCATCCCCTCTGAGGACAAATCCAAACCATCCTACTACCATAGCTTTG CCATGTCAGAGAATTACGTGGTATTCATCGAGCAGCCAATCAAAATGGATCTCCTGAAGATTGTGACATGCAAACTGCGTGGAAAGGGGATTAGTGATGGTGTATACTGGGACCCTAAGCGGAAAACAGTTTTCCACGTCATTAATAAGAAAACTGGAAAG ATCAGCTTAATCAAATATTATGCAAAGCCATTTTCAACCTTCCATCAGATaaattgttttgaagaaaataaTTTCCTGATTATGGACCTGTGCTGTTCTGATGACGGACAAGCAATTGATAACTACTTGATTCAGAACCTTAAAAAGTCTGGAAATGCTCTAGATGAG GTATACAACACCATGTGCAGAGTATTCCCTCACCGATATGTCCTACCCTTAAACGTGGACAATAACACACCTTGTGGGCAAAATCTGAACACACGATTAAACAGCACTGCAACAGCCATTAAGACAGACAAGAACCAG GTGTTCTGCACACATGAAGATCTTCATGGTGAAGATCTCCATCAATATGGAGGTCTAGAATTCCCACAAATCAATTATTCAAAGTACAATACCCGGGCCTACCGCTACTTTTATGGATGTGGCTTAAGACACCTTGTTGGAGATTCGCTCATTAAGATGGACCTTCAAGACAAGCAAATGAAG GTGTGGCAACATCCAGGCCTGTATCCGTCAGAACCGATTTTTGTCCCTTCACCTGGGGCTGTAGAAGAGGACGATGGAGTCATTTTGTCTGTGGTCATCACCCCTAATAAG GATAAAAGCACATTCCTTCTGGTGCTGGATGCAAAAACGTTTGAAGAATTGGGCCGTGCTGAAATACCTATCAACATTCCATATGGTTTTCATGGGACTTTCCAAACTGGTAGTAACTGA
- the bco2b gene encoding beta-carotene oxygenase 2b isoform X1 — protein MAAEEDKATSEVHLAQLQLRKPTQMSTMDHLKSSTPGWKTKSRRKDQNFTDVHGLPCIEKLVLSANEIPEPISTKITGNIPSWIEGNFLRNGPGKFEIGRSSFNHWFDGMALLHRFQIEDGKVTYMSRFLNSDSYKENTEHNRIVVSEFGTIAMPDPCKNFFQRFLSRFEFYKPSDNANVSFVQYKGDYYVSTETNFIHKIDPKTLETKEKVDWSKFIAVNGATAHPHMDPDGTTYNMGNSYTSKGAFYNIIKVPPKKMNPDDTLEGATVVCSIPSEDKSKPSYYHSFAMSENYVVFIEQPIKMDLLKIVTCKLRGKGISDGVYWDPKRKTVFHVINKKTGKISLIKYYAKPFSTFHQINCFEENNFLIMDLCCSDDGQAIDNYLIQNLKKSGNALDEVYNTMCRVFPHRYVLPLNVDNNTPCGQNLNTRLNSTATAIKTDKNQVFCTHEDLHGEDLHQYGGLEFPQINYSKYNTRAYRYFYGCGLRHLVGDSLIKMDLQDKQMKVWQHPGLYPSEPIFVPSPGAVEEDDGVILSVVITPNKDKSTFLLVLDAKTFEELGRAEIPINIPYGFHGTFQTGSN, from the exons a TGGCAGCAGAAGAAGACAAGGCAACCTCTGAAGTACATCTCGCGCAGCTTCAACTAAGAAAGCCAACACAAATGTCCACCATGGACCATCTGAAAAGTAGCACCCCTG GTTGGAAGACAAAGTCAAGGAGAAAAGATCAGAATTTCACAGATGTACATGGTCTGCCATGCATTGAGAAGCTGGTGCTTTCTGCAAACGAAATACCAGAGCCTATTTCAACCAAAATCACAGGTAATATCCCTTCATGGATCGAAGGCAATTTTCTCAGGAACGGACCTGGAAAGTTCGAGATTGGTAGAAGCAG TTTCAACCACTGGTTTGATGGGATGGCACTTTTGCACCGATTTCAAATTGAGGATGGAAAGGTGACATACATGAGCCGCTTCCTGAACAGCGATAGCTACAAGGAAAACACTGAGCATAACCGCATTGTGGTGTCTGAATTTGGGACGATTGCAATGCCGGATCCATGCAAAAACTTCTTCCAGCGCTTCCTGTCCCGCTTTGAGTTTTATA AGCCATCTGACAACGCAAATGTGAGCTTTGTCCAGTATAAAGGAGACTACTATGTCAGTACAGAGACCAACTTTATACACAAAATAGATCCAAAAACACTTGAAACAAAAGAAAAG gTGGACTGGAGTAAATTCATTGCAGTTAATGGAGCCACAGCTCACCCCCACATGGATCCTGATGGGACAACGTACAACATGGGCAATTCTTACACTTCTAAAG GAGCTTtctataatataataaaagtaCCCCCAAAAAAGATGAATCCAGATGATACCTTGGAAGGAGCCACAGTTGTTTGCTCCATCCCCTCTGAGGACAAATCCAAACCATCCTACTACCATAGCTTTG CCATGTCAGAGAATTACGTGGTATTCATCGAGCAGCCAATCAAAATGGATCTCCTGAAGATTGTGACATGCAAACTGCGTGGAAAGGGGATTAGTGATGGTGTATACTGGGACCCTAAGCGGAAAACAGTTTTCCACGTCATTAATAAGAAAACTGGAAAG ATCAGCTTAATCAAATATTATGCAAAGCCATTTTCAACCTTCCATCAGATaaattgttttgaagaaaataaTTTCCTGATTATGGACCTGTGCTGTTCTGATGACGGACAAGCAATTGATAACTACTTGATTCAGAACCTTAAAAAGTCTGGAAATGCTCTAGATGAG GTATACAACACCATGTGCAGAGTATTCCCTCACCGATATGTCCTACCCTTAAACGTGGACAATAACACACCTTGTGGGCAAAATCTGAACACACGATTAAACAGCACTGCAACAGCCATTAAGACAGACAAGAACCAG GTGTTCTGCACACATGAAGATCTTCATGGTGAAGATCTCCATCAATATGGAGGTCTAGAATTCCCACAAATCAATTATTCAAAGTACAATACCCGGGCCTACCGCTACTTTTATGGATGTGGCTTAAGACACCTTGTTGGAGATTCGCTCATTAAGATGGACCTTCAAGACAAGCAAATGAAG GTGTGGCAACATCCAGGCCTGTATCCGTCAGAACCGATTTTTGTCCCTTCACCTGGGGCTGTAGAAGAGGACGATGGAGTCATTTTGTCTGTGGTCATCACCCCTAATAAG GATAAAAGCACATTCCTTCTGGTGCTGGATGCAAAAACGTTTGAAGAATTGGGCCGTGCTGAAATACCTATCAACATTCCATATGGTTTTCATGGGACTTTCCAAACTGGTAGTAACTGA
- the sdhdb gene encoding succinate dehydrogenase [ubiquinone] cytochrome b small subunit B, mitochondrial isoform X2, with translation MASLVRITSVCHRSVSPLLFRSSLLIRPLAVQKKDRDCPYLLSAKIHASPSNYASGSKSASLHWTGERVLSAVLLGLMPVAYCYPGAAVDYSLAAALTLHGHWGLGQVATDYVHGDLKVKMAKAGIFVLSTVTFAGLCYFNYHDVGICKAVALLWSK, from the exons ATGGCGTCTCTTGTCAGGATAACTTCTGTTTGTCACAGAAGTGTCAGCC CTCTGTTATTTCGCTCTTCATTGCTGATCAGACCTTTGGCTGTACAGAAGAAGGATCGTGACTGCCCATACTTACTATCTGCAAAAATACATGCATCTCCATCTAATTATG CTTCTGGGTCCAAATCTGCTTCCCTGCACTGGACAGGTGAGCGTGTCTTGAGTGCAGTTCTTCTGGGGTTGATGCCAGTTGCGTATTGTTACCCAGGCGCGGCTGTTGACTACTCCCTAGCAGCCGCACTCACTCTGCATGGGCACTG GGGTCTTGGTCAAGTTGCGACAGACTACGTTCATGGAGACTTAAAAGTCAAGATGGCTAAGGCTGGCATCTTCGTTCTGTCGACCGTAACCTTCGCTGGCCTTTGCTACTTTAACTACCACGACGTGGGAATTTGTAAAGCTGTGGCCCTATTGTGGAGCAAATAA
- the sdhdb gene encoding succinate dehydrogenase [ubiquinone] cytochrome b small subunit B, mitochondrial isoform X1, with product MASLVRITSVCHRSVSPLLFRSSLLIRPLAVQKKDRDCPYLLSAKIHASPSNYAASGSKSASLHWTGERVLSAVLLGLMPVAYCYPGAAVDYSLAAALTLHGHWGLGQVATDYVHGDLKVKMAKAGIFVLSTVTFAGLCYFNYHDVGICKAVALLWSK from the exons ATGGCGTCTCTTGTCAGGATAACTTCTGTTTGTCACAGAAGTGTCAGCC CTCTGTTATTTCGCTCTTCATTGCTGATCAGACCTTTGGCTGTACAGAAGAAGGATCGTGACTGCCCATACTTACTATCTGCAAAAATACATGCATCTCCATCTAATTATG CAGCTTCTGGGTCCAAATCTGCTTCCCTGCACTGGACAGGTGAGCGTGTCTTGAGTGCAGTTCTTCTGGGGTTGATGCCAGTTGCGTATTGTTACCCAGGCGCGGCTGTTGACTACTCCCTAGCAGCCGCACTCACTCTGCATGGGCACTG GGGTCTTGGTCAAGTTGCGACAGACTACGTTCATGGAGACTTAAAAGTCAAGATGGCTAAGGCTGGCATCTTCGTTCTGTCGACCGTAACCTTCGCTGGCCTTTGCTACTTTAACTACCACGACGTGGGAATTTGTAAAGCTGTGGCCCTATTGTGGAGCAAATAA
- the il4i1 gene encoding L-amino-acid oxidase isoform X2: MLKNFTMCKYLPAVMTLLLFFTYHVSGNSHDPLIKCLQDSDYDELLRITEEGLPPTKSPKHVIIVGGGAAGLTAAKFLEDAGHKVTIIEASNRIGGRILTHRDKREGWYAELGAMRIPSFHKILLKFAEKLGLQKGKFVQEDNNTYFFLNGMRHKAYAVWQNPDILNYSVSQWEKGKSASQLFNMTLTKLREDLKIMGCEKMLYTYDSYSLKEYLVNVGNLSGEALRMIGDILNENSLFYTAFTEILYIYTDINDKNIYYEFKGGFDSFPNAFYTVLNATILLKSKVQAISQTEKDVTVSYQDWRNPSTLTNITADYVLMTATAKATLFMDFKPPLTSKKMEALRSLHYATSTKVVLSFSKRFWEEDGIKGGKSITDLPSRFIYYPSHSFSGIQGGALLASYTCSDDAALLQTLPDDELKARVLNDLVKIHGEHIRHLCTGGVVKKWGLDPYSHGAFAIFTPFQMRDNERFLVQPEGRIYFAGEHTGRPHGWIETAMKSALRAARDINDNTK; this comes from the exons atgcttaaaaacttCACAATGTGTAAATACT TACCTGCAGTGATGACCCTGCTATTGTTTTTTACATACCATGTCAGTGGAAATTCACATGATCCCCTTATCAAATGTCTACAAGACAGTGATTACGATGAACTTCTGAGGATAACAGAGGAAGGTTTGCCTCCAACCAAATCTCCTAAACATGTGATTATTGTTGGAGGAGGAGCTGCTGGACTTACCGCTGCTAAGTTTCTGGAGGATGCAGGACACAAG GTGACAATTATTGAGGCGAGTAATCGAATAGGTGGAAGAATTCTGACACACAGGGATAAAAGAGAGGGCTGGTATGCAGAGCTTGGTGCCATGAGGATCCCAAGTTTTCACAA GATTCTTTTGAAATTTGCAGAAAAGTTGGGCTTGCAGAAAGGAAAGTTTGTACAAGAAGACAATAACACTTACTTTTTTCTTAATGGCATGCGTCACAAAGCCTACGCTGTATGGCAGAACCCAGATATTCTCAACTACTCTGTAAGTCAATGGGAGAAGGGGAAAAGTGCCAGTCAACTGTTTAACATGACATTGACTAAG TTAAGAGAAGATCTGAAGATAATGGGCTGTGAGAAAATGCTGTATACCTATGATTCATACTCTCTTAAG GAGTATTTAGTGAACGTGGGAAATTTGAGTGGAGAAGCTTTACGAATGATTGGAGATATCCTGAATGAAAACAGCTTATTCTACACAGCCTTCACTGAAATACTCTACATTTATACTGACATAAATGACAAGAACAT ATATTACGAATTCAAAGGTGGCTTTGATTCATTCCCAAATGCATTTTACACTGTGCTTAATGCCACAATCCTTCTAAAATCAAAAGTCCAGGCCATCAGCCAAACAGAGAAAGATGTGACAGTTTCATATCAAGACTGGCGTAACCCCTCGACTCTGACCAACATTACTGCTGATTATGTCTTGATGACAGCCACAGCCAAAGCAACACTCTTCATGGATTTTAAACCTCCTCTGACCTCCAAGAAGATGGAGGCGTTGCGATCTTTGCACTACGCCACCTCAACAAAAGTGGTGCTTAGTTTCAGCAAAAGGTTCTGGGAGGAGGACGGCATTAAGGGTGGGAAAAGCATCACCGATCTGCCATCACGGTTCATATACTACCCCAGCCACAGCTTTTCTGGTATACAAGGTGGGGCTTTATTAGCATCTTATACTTGTTCTGATGATGCTGCGCTCCTCCAAACTTTACCAGATGATGAACTGAAAGCCCGGGTGTTGAATGACTTGGTGAAGATCCATGGAGAACACATCCGTCATCTCTGCACAGGGGGCGTAGTGAAAAAATGGGGATTGGACCCTTACAGCCACGGTGCCTTTGCTATCTTCACTCCATTTCAGATGAGAGACAATGAACGTTTTCTGGTTCAACCTGAAGGCAGGATTTACTTTGCAGGAGAACACACAGGCAGACCTCATGGCTGGATTGAGACTGCCATGAAATCTGCTCTGAGAGCTGCAAGAGATATAAATGACAATACAAAGTAG
- the il4i1 gene encoding L-amino-acid oxidase isoform X1, whose amino-acid sequence MKVSFFSVRKRNCTRRSGFWRARFKMLKNFTMCKYLPAVMTLLLFFTYHVSGNSHDPLIKCLQDSDYDELLRITEEGLPPTKSPKHVIIVGGGAAGLTAAKFLEDAGHKVTIIEASNRIGGRILTHRDKREGWYAELGAMRIPSFHKILLKFAEKLGLQKGKFVQEDNNTYFFLNGMRHKAYAVWQNPDILNYSVSQWEKGKSASQLFNMTLTKLREDLKIMGCEKMLYTYDSYSLKEYLVNVGNLSGEALRMIGDILNENSLFYTAFTEILYIYTDINDKNIYYEFKGGFDSFPNAFYTVLNATILLKSKVQAISQTEKDVTVSYQDWRNPSTLTNITADYVLMTATAKATLFMDFKPPLTSKKMEALRSLHYATSTKVVLSFSKRFWEEDGIKGGKSITDLPSRFIYYPSHSFSGIQGGALLASYTCSDDAALLQTLPDDELKARVLNDLVKIHGEHIRHLCTGGVVKKWGLDPYSHGAFAIFTPFQMRDNERFLVQPEGRIYFAGEHTGRPHGWIETAMKSALRAARDINDNTK is encoded by the exons ATGAAG GTTTCGTTTTTCTCTGTGCGCAAGAGAAACTGCACGAGACGCTCCGGCTTTTGGCGCGCTCgatttaaaatgcttaaaaacttCACAATGTGTAAATACT TACCTGCAGTGATGACCCTGCTATTGTTTTTTACATACCATGTCAGTGGAAATTCACATGATCCCCTTATCAAATGTCTACAAGACAGTGATTACGATGAACTTCTGAGGATAACAGAGGAAGGTTTGCCTCCAACCAAATCTCCTAAACATGTGATTATTGTTGGAGGAGGAGCTGCTGGACTTACCGCTGCTAAGTTTCTGGAGGATGCAGGACACAAG GTGACAATTATTGAGGCGAGTAATCGAATAGGTGGAAGAATTCTGACACACAGGGATAAAAGAGAGGGCTGGTATGCAGAGCTTGGTGCCATGAGGATCCCAAGTTTTCACAA GATTCTTTTGAAATTTGCAGAAAAGTTGGGCTTGCAGAAAGGAAAGTTTGTACAAGAAGACAATAACACTTACTTTTTTCTTAATGGCATGCGTCACAAAGCCTACGCTGTATGGCAGAACCCAGATATTCTCAACTACTCTGTAAGTCAATGGGAGAAGGGGAAAAGTGCCAGTCAACTGTTTAACATGACATTGACTAAG TTAAGAGAAGATCTGAAGATAATGGGCTGTGAGAAAATGCTGTATACCTATGATTCATACTCTCTTAAG GAGTATTTAGTGAACGTGGGAAATTTGAGTGGAGAAGCTTTACGAATGATTGGAGATATCCTGAATGAAAACAGCTTATTCTACACAGCCTTCACTGAAATACTCTACATTTATACTGACATAAATGACAAGAACAT ATATTACGAATTCAAAGGTGGCTTTGATTCATTCCCAAATGCATTTTACACTGTGCTTAATGCCACAATCCTTCTAAAATCAAAAGTCCAGGCCATCAGCCAAACAGAGAAAGATGTGACAGTTTCATATCAAGACTGGCGTAACCCCTCGACTCTGACCAACATTACTGCTGATTATGTCTTGATGACAGCCACAGCCAAAGCAACACTCTTCATGGATTTTAAACCTCCTCTGACCTCCAAGAAGATGGAGGCGTTGCGATCTTTGCACTACGCCACCTCAACAAAAGTGGTGCTTAGTTTCAGCAAAAGGTTCTGGGAGGAGGACGGCATTAAGGGTGGGAAAAGCATCACCGATCTGCCATCACGGTTCATATACTACCCCAGCCACAGCTTTTCTGGTATACAAGGTGGGGCTTTATTAGCATCTTATACTTGTTCTGATGATGCTGCGCTCCTCCAAACTTTACCAGATGATGAACTGAAAGCCCGGGTGTTGAATGACTTGGTGAAGATCCATGGAGAACACATCCGTCATCTCTGCACAGGGGGCGTAGTGAAAAAATGGGGATTGGACCCTTACAGCCACGGTGCCTTTGCTATCTTCACTCCATTTCAGATGAGAGACAATGAACGTTTTCTGGTTCAACCTGAAGGCAGGATTTACTTTGCAGGAGAACACACAGGCAGACCTCATGGCTGGATTGAGACTGCCATGAAATCTGCTCTGAGAGCTGCAAGAGATATAAATGACAATACAAAGTAG
- the nkapd1 gene encoding uncharacterized protein NKAPD1, whose protein sequence is MARVPMGKVLLRNVIRHTDAHNKIQEESEMWKLRDLERQTSSTHLSKQSGQMHCDRYLDNSKGSMQGRIGDRLSERDEKEAKYWTRKLYEFEANDPDRWGHSGFKELYPEEFQSDGEKDCSDGKRKRKKHKMSEADIEKNSKKSSKKKKRKKEKKRRRTAGSASESCSDAEDSGRRKQRRKAGKNKRKKKEHKSKGTTEEDSSSEDSRSKTRTKTHRKRDSLESDTFTEPQRKKRKNWRAGKDERSEESSDG, encoded by the exons ATGGCGCGGGTCCCTATGGGTAAAGTTCTGCTCCGAAATGTCATCAGACATACAGATGCCCACAACAag ATTCAAGAGGAGTCAGAGATGTGGAAATTGAGGGATCTTGAACGACAAACCTCATCGACTCATTTATCAAAGCAAAG TGGCCAAATGCACTGTGACCGCTATTTGGATAATTCAAAGGGGTCCATGCAGGGCAGGATTGGGGACAGGTTGTCTGAGAGAGACGAGAAGGAGGCCAAATACTGGACAAGAAAACTGTACGAGTTTGAAGCGAATGATCCTGACAG GTGGGGTCACAGTGGTTTTAAGGAGCTTTATCCAGAAGAGTTTCAGTCTGATGG TGAAAAAGACTGCAGTGATGGTAAACGCAAACGGAAAAAACACAAGATGTCAGAAGCTGACATAGAGAAAAACTCCAAGAAGTCATCCAAGAAGAAGAAAAGGAAAAAagagaagaagaggaggaggactgCGGGGTCGGCCTCCGAGTCCTGCAGCGATGCAGAGGACAGCGGGAGAAGGAAGCAGAGGAGGAAAGCAGGAAAAAACAAACGTAAGAAAAAGGAGCACAAAAGCAAAGGAACAACAGAAGAGGACAGCAGCTCAGAGGACAGCCGTTCAAAAACGAGAACAAAAACACACAGGAAAAGAGACAGTCTTGAATCGGACACTTTTACTGAGCCTCAAAGGAAAAAACGAAAGAACTGGAGAGCAGGAAAAGATGAGAGATCAGAGGAGAGCTCGGATGGATGA